In Promicromonospora sp. Populi, one genomic interval encodes:
- a CDS encoding ABC transporter ATP-binding protein, translated as MTTPAAELVGVSQRFGGFTAVDSIDLRIPRGRLTTLLGPSGCGKTTTLRLLAGYGAPTSGRILIDGQDATRTPPEKRNLGMVFQSYALFPHLTVADNVAYGPKMRGVPAAERRTRAGEALDLVGLAHLGDRKPKQLSGGQQQRVALARAIAIRPRLLLLDEPLSNLDARLRVQMRAEIRRIQSETGLTVVLVTHDQDEALEMSDEMVVMRAGKIVQSGAPRDVFPAPADRFVAEFLGYENFLTLADGRLAAVRPEHLRIVPEDTPAGEAVALDAVVRDVAYRGVDLLVTLDATDPAGAAVRLLADHRADPATGPTPSSGDRVRLLAPQARLAVLTEPTAPATEGLS; from the coding sequence ATGACCACCCCCGCCGCCGAGCTCGTCGGCGTCTCCCAGCGGTTCGGCGGCTTCACCGCCGTCGACTCGATCGACCTGCGGATACCCCGCGGACGCCTCACCACGCTGCTGGGCCCCAGCGGCTGCGGCAAGACGACGACGCTGCGCCTGCTCGCCGGCTACGGAGCGCCGACGTCGGGCCGAATCCTGATCGACGGCCAAGACGCGACCCGAACCCCGCCCGAGAAGCGCAACCTGGGCATGGTCTTCCAGTCCTACGCGCTGTTCCCGCACCTGACCGTCGCGGACAACGTGGCCTACGGGCCCAAGATGCGGGGTGTGCCCGCCGCGGAGCGCCGCACGCGGGCGGGGGAGGCGCTGGACCTCGTCGGCCTGGCGCACCTGGGCGACCGCAAGCCCAAGCAGCTCTCGGGCGGCCAGCAGCAGCGCGTCGCACTGGCCCGCGCGATCGCCATCCGCCCCCGGCTGCTGCTGCTCGACGAGCCGCTGTCCAACCTGGACGCCCGCCTGCGCGTGCAGATGCGGGCCGAGATCCGCCGCATCCAGTCCGAGACCGGGCTGACGGTTGTGCTCGTCACGCACGACCAGGACGAGGCGCTGGAGATGTCCGACGAGATGGTGGTGATGCGTGCCGGGAAGATCGTGCAGAGCGGCGCGCCGCGCGACGTCTTCCCCGCGCCGGCCGACCGGTTCGTCGCCGAGTTCCTCGGCTACGAGAACTTCCTGACGCTCGCCGACGGCCGGCTGGCCGCGGTGCGGCCCGAGCACCTGCGGATCGTCCCCGAGGACACGCCCGCGGGCGAGGCGGTGGCGCTCGACGCCGTCGTGCGCGACGTCGCCTACCGCGGCGTGGACCTGCTCGTGACGCTGGACGCGACCGACCCGGCCGGCGCCGCCGTGCGCCTGCTGGCCGACCACCGCGCCGACCCCGCTACCGGGCCGACGCCGTCGTCCGGTGACCGTGTGCGGCTGCTCGCGCCGCAGGCGCGGCTCGCCGTCCTCACTGAACCCACTGCACCCGCTACCGAAGGACTCTCATGA
- a CDS encoding ABC transporter permease, giving the protein MSRGKKQGMGLRHPVAGTLAVAGYVVMIVPILFVVATAFTAGSTLRFPPEGLSLRWFGEAVSYSPFMEAVVSSLELAILATGLALLLGVPVTLAIQRGRIPGKALLEGLFLSPLVVPELVVGLALYQQLMIGLRLENFTTLLLGHTALLLPYAVRVTGASLALADPALEEAARGLGASPLRAFVTVTLPMLRPGLVSAGLLGFVTSFNNVPLSLLLQTRDFRTLPVTMLDYVQQSYDPMVAAASTLVLAATVVVAIVAERTVGFAKIFGGINR; this is encoded by the coding sequence ATGAGCCGCGGCAAGAAGCAGGGCATGGGGCTGCGCCACCCGGTAGCGGGCACGCTAGCGGTAGCGGGCTACGTGGTGATGATCGTGCCGATCCTCTTTGTCGTGGCCACCGCGTTCACCGCCGGCAGCACGCTGCGCTTCCCGCCCGAGGGGTTGTCCCTGCGCTGGTTCGGGGAGGCCGTGAGCTACTCGCCGTTCATGGAGGCGGTGGTCTCCAGCCTGGAGCTCGCGATCCTGGCCACCGGGCTGGCGCTCCTGCTGGGGGTGCCCGTCACGCTCGCGATCCAGCGCGGCCGCATCCCGGGCAAGGCGCTGCTCGAAGGCCTGTTCCTGTCGCCGCTCGTGGTGCCGGAGCTGGTGGTGGGCCTCGCCCTGTACCAGCAGCTCATGATCGGCCTGCGCCTGGAGAACTTCACCACCCTGCTGCTCGGCCACACGGCCCTGCTGCTGCCCTATGCCGTGCGGGTCACCGGGGCCTCGCTGGCGCTGGCCGACCCGGCGCTGGAGGAGGCGGCCCGGGGTCTGGGCGCCTCGCCGCTGCGGGCGTTCGTCACGGTGACGCTCCCGATGCTGCGGCCGGGCCTCGTCTCGGCGGGCCTGCTCGGGTTCGTGACGTCGTTCAACAACGTGCCGCTCTCGCTGCTGCTGCAGACGCGCGACTTCCGGACGCTGCCGGTGACGATGCTCGACTACGTCCAGCAGAGCTACGACCCCATGGTGGCGGCCGCGTCCACGCTGGTGCTCGCCGCGACCGTCGTCGTCGCCATCGTGGCGGAGCGCACGGTCGGCTTCGCCAAGATCTTCGGAGGAATCAACCGATGA
- a CDS encoding ABC transporter permease: MRARSTLLLLLPGLAFLLVGFLLPAVAMLFAPPGVTFAQVLDRLGTMLTDPYDLGIIWRTVRIGLIVTALCVVLGFPIASLLARSQSRWAGVLLALAIFPLLLSNVVRTFGWLVVLGSNGVIGQVLTGLGIVEEAPQLLYTELAIVLGLTQLFLPLAVITCYSAVAQVDPGLDEAARGLGASRTRAFWTILVPLSLPGTVVAATLVFAGSVTAYTTPYLLGGSSQRLLSTQLFSYASVTVDWAAASATAIVMTVLVFLVSGISTLVGRKGATS; the protein is encoded by the coding sequence GTGCGAGCTCGCTCCACCCTCCTCCTGCTCCTGCCGGGGCTGGCATTCCTGCTCGTCGGTTTTCTGCTGCCGGCGGTCGCGATGCTGTTCGCGCCGCCCGGCGTGACCTTCGCGCAGGTGCTCGACCGCCTGGGCACGATGCTCACCGACCCCTATGACCTGGGGATCATCTGGCGCACTGTGCGGATCGGTCTGATCGTCACGGCGCTGTGCGTGGTGCTCGGGTTCCCGATCGCGTCGCTGCTGGCCCGCTCGCAGTCCCGGTGGGCCGGGGTGCTGCTCGCGCTGGCGATCTTCCCGCTGCTGCTGAGCAACGTGGTGCGCACCTTCGGCTGGCTCGTGGTGCTCGGCTCGAACGGCGTCATCGGGCAGGTCCTGACCGGGCTGGGGATCGTCGAGGAGGCGCCCCAGCTCCTGTACACCGAGCTGGCGATCGTGCTGGGCCTGACCCAGCTGTTCCTGCCGCTCGCCGTCATCACCTGTTACTCCGCCGTGGCGCAGGTCGATCCGGGGCTCGACGAGGCCGCCCGGGGCCTGGGCGCCAGCCGCACCCGCGCGTTCTGGACGATCCTGGTGCCGCTGTCGCTGCCCGGCACCGTCGTGGCGGCCACGCTCGTCTTTGCCGGGTCCGTGACCGCGTACACCACTCCGTACCTGCTCGGCGGGTCCAGCCAGCGGCTGCTCTCCACCCAGCTGTTCTCGTACGCGAGCGTCACCGTGGACTGGGCGGCCGCCTCGGCCACCGCAATTGTCATGACGGTGCTGGTCTTCCTCGTGTCCGGGATCTCGACGCTGGTCGGCCGCAAGGGGGCAACCTCATGA
- a CDS encoding LacI family DNA-binding transcriptional regulator, with the protein MPDLSDVAAVAGVSKATASRALNRSGLVAPETAARVTAAAARLGYVPNRAARELARGRTGIIAIVVPTLDNTFFTPIIAGAQARAEEAGLQLTVAVHALDSPGGFERLAAQVDGFLVVAPRGSDTLVVGTSAAKPAVLVDREIDGLTSVVADTATAFGTLTTRLAAEGHNQIVYVGGPEGSWQDRQRTAAVQEAARLAGSELTVLGPCPATFAAGVGVTPAVLETGATAVVPYATSIGLGLLLALGTRGVEVPRDLVVSTEPTVIEALGLEHTPAIDVDGEELGRTAMDLLTRQLDGQDEPGRQVRLAVPVRG; encoded by the coding sequence GTGCCCGATCTGTCCGACGTCGCCGCGGTGGCCGGCGTCTCCAAGGCGACCGCGTCGCGAGCGCTGAACAGGAGCGGCCTGGTCGCCCCCGAGACCGCCGCCCGGGTCACGGCCGCGGCCGCCCGGCTCGGCTACGTGCCCAACCGTGCGGCCCGCGAGCTCGCCCGCGGGCGTACCGGCATCATCGCCATCGTCGTGCCCACGCTGGACAACACGTTCTTCACGCCGATCATCGCCGGGGCACAGGCGCGGGCCGAGGAGGCCGGCCTCCAGCTCACCGTCGCCGTGCACGCCCTGGACTCGCCGGGCGGGTTCGAGCGGCTCGCCGCCCAGGTCGACGGCTTCCTGGTCGTCGCCCCGCGCGGCAGCGACACGCTGGTCGTGGGCACCAGCGCGGCGAAGCCCGCCGTCCTGGTCGACCGCGAGATCGACGGTCTGACGTCGGTCGTTGCCGATACCGCCACGGCCTTCGGCACCCTGACCACCCGGCTCGCCGCCGAGGGGCACAACCAGATCGTCTACGTGGGCGGCCCCGAGGGGTCCTGGCAGGACCGGCAGCGCACGGCCGCCGTGCAGGAGGCCGCGCGCCTGGCCGGGAGCGAGCTCACCGTGCTCGGCCCCTGCCCGGCGACCTTCGCCGCGGGGGTCGGAGTGACGCCCGCCGTCCTGGAGACGGGGGCCACCGCCGTCGTCCCGTATGCCACGTCCATCGGGCTGGGCCTGCTGCTCGCGCTGGGCACGCGCGGCGTGGAGGTGCCGCGCGACCTGGTCGTGAGCACCGAGCCCACGGTCATCGAGGCCCTGGGGCTGGAGCACACGCCGGCGATCGACGTCGACGGCGAGGAGCTGGGCCGCACCGCGATGGACCTGCTCACGCGCCAGCTCGACGGGCAGGACGAGCCCGGCCGGCAGGTGCGGCTGGCGGTGCCGGTGCGGGGCTGA
- a CDS encoding serine hydrolase domain-containing protein, protein MTTKRRHQARPARHGRRLVRGLVVLATLASLTGCGGPGSSGVVEPPEPTGPAESAESILGDALPPGSSGALVAGRGTTMDVCQGWGDPDEGSGESAGCDTVYDIGSMTKQFTAAAIVRLDQDGLLDVSDPLGDHLPGVPADKRSVTIEHLLTHTSGILDSLGPDDEPLTRDAFLREALGSELLSRPGTTYLYSNVGYSLLTAVVEEASGQDYEAYLAERLFAPSGMTRTGYVQPDWSTAQVAVQYDADGRDHGTPLDQPWAEDGPYWNLRGNGGLLSTPRDMFRWHVALLGDAVLDDDAKRELFEPRVREEPDETYYAYGWVVDDPDDPSILWHNGGNGWSYGEIARAPAGDTFVFWVANRSAGDGWDLGEDGGDITSRLFERLAADGG, encoded by the coding sequence GTGACGACGAAGCGCAGGCATCAGGCGAGGCCAGCAAGGCACGGACGGCGGCTGGTACGCGGCCTGGTGGTGCTCGCGACGCTGGCGAGCCTCACCGGGTGCGGCGGCCCCGGTAGCTCCGGCGTCGTCGAACCGCCGGAACCGACCGGTCCCGCCGAGTCCGCCGAGTCGATCCTGGGCGACGCCCTCCCGCCCGGCTCCAGCGGCGCCCTCGTCGCGGGCCGGGGCACGACGATGGACGTCTGCCAGGGCTGGGGCGACCCGGACGAGGGCTCAGGGGAGAGCGCGGGCTGCGACACCGTCTACGACATCGGGTCGATGACCAAGCAGTTCACCGCGGCGGCGATCGTGCGGCTGGACCAGGACGGCCTGCTCGACGTCTCCGACCCGCTCGGGGACCACCTCCCGGGCGTCCCGGCGGACAAGCGGTCCGTCACGATCGAGCACCTGCTGACCCACACCTCGGGAATCCTGGACTCGCTCGGGCCCGACGACGAGCCGCTGACCCGCGACGCGTTCCTGCGCGAGGCGCTGGGCTCGGAGCTGCTGTCCCGGCCCGGCACGACGTACCTGTACTCCAACGTCGGCTACAGCCTGCTGACCGCCGTCGTCGAGGAGGCGTCCGGCCAGGACTACGAGGCCTACCTCGCGGAGCGCCTCTTCGCGCCGTCGGGCATGACCCGCACGGGCTACGTGCAGCCGGACTGGTCGACGGCGCAGGTGGCCGTCCAGTACGACGCGGACGGCCGCGATCACGGCACACCCCTGGACCAGCCCTGGGCCGAAGACGGCCCGTACTGGAACCTCCGCGGCAACGGCGGCCTGCTCTCCACCCCGCGCGACATGTTCCGCTGGCACGTCGCGCTGCTCGGCGACGCCGTCCTGGACGACGACGCCAAGCGTGAGCTGTTCGAGCCGCGGGTGCGCGAGGAACCCGACGAGACGTACTACGCCTACGGCTGGGTGGTCGACGACCCGGACGACCCGAGCATCCTGTGGCACAACGGAGGCAACGGCTGGTCCTACGGGGAGATCGCGCGAGCCCCGGCGGGCGACACGTTCGTGTTCTGGGTGGCGAACCGGTCCGCGGGAGACGGCTGGGACCTGGGCGAGGACGGCGGCGACATCACCTCCAGGCTGTTCGAGCGGCTGGCCGCTGACGGCGGGTAG
- a CDS encoding SDR family NAD(P)-dependent oxidoreductase gives MTTRDYLAALFSLEGRTAVVTGGSSGIGRGIAEALAQAGAHTVLVARTASRLDEVTRSLRDDGCDVTPVVGDLSTRHGIRTAADRIVEAAGEPDILVNSAGINLRPHMDNLDEDVWDATMTVNLEAPFLLGQRFGPGMAQRGFGRLIHISSQQAHRAFVDSGAYGVSKGGLESLARSQSEAWSARGVTANTLVPGFVLTPLNQRLQDDAERITALAARTTVGRNGVPEDFAGAAIFLASGASAYVTGHSLFVDGGFSVH, from the coding sequence ATGACAACCCGCGACTACCTCGCCGCCCTGTTCTCCCTGGAGGGCCGCACCGCGGTGGTGACGGGCGGCAGTTCCGGCATCGGGCGCGGCATCGCCGAGGCCCTCGCCCAGGCCGGGGCGCACACCGTGCTCGTGGCCCGCACCGCCAGCCGGCTGGACGAGGTCACCAGGAGCCTGCGCGACGACGGCTGCGACGTCACCCCGGTGGTCGGGGACCTCTCGACGCGCCACGGCATCCGCACCGCCGCCGACCGGATCGTCGAGGCCGCCGGCGAGCCCGACATCCTCGTCAACAGCGCGGGCATCAACCTGCGCCCGCACATGGACAACCTCGACGAGGACGTCTGGGACGCCACCATGACCGTCAACCTCGAGGCGCCGTTCCTGCTCGGACAGCGGTTCGGGCCCGGCATGGCGCAGCGCGGCTTCGGTCGGCTCATCCACATCTCCTCGCAGCAGGCCCACCGGGCATTCGTCGACAGCGGCGCCTACGGCGTCTCCAAGGGCGGCCTCGAATCGCTCGCCCGCTCCCAGTCCGAAGCCTGGTCAGCGCGCGGCGTCACCGCCAACACCCTCGTGCCCGGGTTTGTCCTCACGCCCCTGAACCAGCGTCTGCAGGACGACGCCGAACGCATCACGGCGCTCGCGGCCCGCACCACGGTGGGCCGCAACGGTGTGCCCGAAGACTTCGCGGGCGCGGCGATCTTCCTCGCCAGCGGCGCGTCGGCCTACGTCACGGGACACTCGCTGTTCGTCGACGGCGGCTTCTCGGTGCACTGA
- the metH gene encoding methionine synthase has product MRTRVVVADGAMGTMIQAANPTLDDYQGLEGCNEILTVSRPDLIAGVHDAFLEVGVDAVESNTFGANWSNLSDYGIDDRIRELAREGARIARERADAYATPEHPRWVLGSMGPGTKLPSLGHTTYAHLRDTFAEQAAGLIEGGADALLIETSQDLLQAKAAVTGCRQAMAPVSDGGVGQRVAIIVSVTVETTGTMLMGSEIGAALVALQALGIDSIGMNCATGPEQMSEHLRHLSQHAEMPVVCMPNAGLPVLGPDGAYYPLTPQELAAAHTQFAREFGLGLVGGCCGTTPEHMRLVVEAVGGLPVAEREPVRENAVASLYSATDLRQETSFLAIGERTNANGSKAFREAMLESRWDDVVDIARAQTRDGAHLLDVCVDYVGRDGVEDVRAVVSRLASASTLPLVIDSTEPAVIRAGLELLGGRGVVNSVNFEDGDGPTSRFGRIMPAVMEHGAAVVALTIDEEGQARTASEKVRIASRLIDTLVGEWGMRVDDIIVDALTFPIATGQEETRRDAIETIEAIREITRKYPGVHTTLGVSNVSFGLNPAARAVLNSVFLHEATAAGLDSAIVHAAKILPLSSIPDEQRQTALDLVWDRRVWDAEGNLTYDPLSKLLDLFEGVDAGAIRDARALELLALPVGERLARRIIDGARKGLEPDLEQALGDGMKALDIVNDHLLEGMKVVGELFGKGEMQLPFVLQSAEVMKAAVALLEPHMERVSGEQTKGTIVLATVRGDVHDIGKNLVDIILTNNGYKVVNIGIKQPVSAMIDAAIEHDADVIGMSGLLVKSTVVMKENLEELASRGYEKRWPVLLGGAALTRTYVEDDLASAFPGVVRYAKDAFEGLRLMEPLVRVARGASPDDVGLPALKKRRHAVVTVTQTAPEDLPARSDVAADNPVPEPPFWGTRIVKGVQLSEYAAFLDERATFMGQWGLKPGRSSDGASYEELVETEGRPRLAEWMDRILTDQIMDPTIVYGYFPVWSEGDSVVVAHHGELAGIGAPDGGSGGPVGTERLRFEFPRQRRDRHLCLADFVRPRSWVEETGRFDVLPVQLVTVGDSVSAHTGRLFEANKYREYMELHGLSVQLTEALAEFWHARVRAELGFAAEEPADVEGMFKLQYRGARFSLGYPACPEMEDRRKVVELLRPERVGVTLSDELQLHPEQSTDAFVFHHPEAKYFSV; this is encoded by the coding sequence ATGCGTACGCGCGTGGTCGTGGCCGACGGCGCGATGGGCACCATGATCCAGGCGGCGAACCCGACCCTGGACGACTACCAGGGCCTGGAGGGCTGCAACGAGATCCTCACGGTCTCGCGGCCCGACCTGATCGCGGGGGTGCACGACGCGTTCCTCGAGGTGGGGGTGGACGCCGTCGAGTCCAACACGTTCGGGGCCAACTGGTCGAACCTGTCGGACTACGGGATCGACGACCGGATCCGCGAGCTGGCCCGCGAGGGGGCTCGGATCGCCCGCGAACGTGCGGACGCGTACGCGACCCCCGAGCACCCGCGCTGGGTGCTCGGCTCCATGGGCCCGGGCACCAAGCTGCCGTCGCTGGGACACACCACTTACGCGCACCTGCGGGACACGTTCGCCGAGCAGGCCGCGGGCCTGATCGAGGGCGGCGCGGACGCCCTGCTGATCGAGACGAGCCAGGACCTGCTGCAGGCCAAGGCCGCGGTGACGGGCTGCCGCCAGGCGATGGCCCCTGTGTCCGATGGCGGGGTCGGGCAGCGGGTGGCGATCATCGTGTCGGTGACCGTGGAGACCACCGGGACCATGCTCATGGGCTCGGAGATCGGCGCGGCGCTGGTGGCGCTGCAGGCGCTGGGCATCGACTCGATAGGCATGAACTGCGCGACCGGCCCGGAGCAGATGAGCGAGCACCTGCGGCACCTGTCGCAGCACGCCGAGATGCCGGTGGTGTGCATGCCGAACGCGGGCCTGCCGGTGCTGGGGCCGGACGGCGCCTACTACCCGCTGACCCCTCAGGAGCTGGCCGCGGCGCACACGCAGTTCGCGCGCGAGTTCGGCCTGGGCCTGGTGGGCGGCTGCTGCGGCACGACGCCGGAGCACATGCGGCTGGTCGTCGAAGCCGTTGGCGGGCTTCCCGTGGCCGAGCGGGAGCCGGTACGGGAGAACGCCGTCGCCTCGCTGTACTCCGCGACGGACCTGCGGCAGGAGACGAGCTTCCTCGCGATCGGCGAGCGCACCAACGCCAACGGCTCCAAGGCGTTCCGGGAGGCGATGCTGGAGAGCCGGTGGGACGACGTCGTCGACATCGCGCGGGCGCAGACCCGCGACGGCGCGCACCTGCTGGACGTGTGCGTGGACTACGTGGGGCGCGACGGGGTGGAGGACGTGCGCGCCGTGGTGTCCCGGCTGGCCTCCGCCTCGACGCTGCCGCTCGTGATCGACTCCACGGAGCCCGCGGTGATCCGGGCCGGCCTGGAGCTGCTGGGCGGGCGCGGCGTGGTGAACTCGGTGAACTTCGAGGACGGCGACGGACCGACGTCGCGGTTCGGGCGCATCATGCCGGCGGTGATGGAGCACGGCGCCGCCGTCGTCGCGCTGACGATCGACGAGGAGGGGCAGGCGCGGACTGCTTCTGAGAAGGTGCGGATCGCGTCCCGGCTGATCGACACCCTGGTGGGCGAGTGGGGCATGCGGGTGGACGACATCATCGTCGACGCCTTGACCTTCCCGATCGCGACCGGCCAGGAGGAGACGCGGCGCGACGCCATCGAGACGATCGAGGCGATCAGGGAGATCACGCGGAAATATCCCGGGGTGCACACCACACTCGGCGTCTCGAACGTGTCCTTCGGGCTCAACCCGGCGGCGCGCGCGGTGCTGAACTCGGTGTTCCTGCACGAGGCGACGGCGGCCGGGCTGGACTCGGCGATCGTGCACGCGGCGAAGATCCTGCCGCTCTCCTCGATTCCCGACGAGCAGCGGCAGACGGCGCTGGACCTGGTGTGGGACCGGCGGGTCTGGGACGCCGAGGGAAACCTGACCTACGACCCGCTGTCGAAGCTGCTGGACCTGTTCGAGGGTGTGGACGCCGGGGCGATCCGGGATGCGCGGGCGTTGGAGCTGTTGGCCTTGCCCGTTGGTGAGCGGCTGGCGCGGCGGATCATCGACGGTGCTCGCAAGGGTCTGGAGCCGGACCTGGAGCAGGCGCTGGGTGACGGCATGAAGGCACTCGACATCGTCAACGACCACCTGCTGGAAGGTATGAAGGTGGTGGGCGAGCTGTTCGGCAAGGGCGAGATGCAGCTGCCGTTCGTGCTGCAGTCGGCGGAGGTGATGAAGGCCGCCGTCGCGCTGCTGGAGCCGCACATGGAGCGCGTTTCTGGCGAGCAGACGAAGGGCACGATCGTGCTGGCGACCGTGCGCGGCGACGTGCACGACATCGGCAAGAACCTCGTCGACATCATCCTGACGAACAACGGCTACAAGGTGGTGAACATCGGCATCAAGCAGCCGGTGAGCGCCATGATCGACGCCGCTATCGAGCACGACGCCGACGTGATCGGCATGTCGGGGCTGCTGGTGAAGTCGACGGTGGTGATGAAGGAGAACCTGGAGGAGCTTGCCTCGCGGGGGTACGAGAAGCGGTGGCCGGTGCTGCTGGGTGGGGCTGCGCTCACTCGGACTTACGTGGAGGACGACTTGGCCTCGGCGTTCCCTGGGGTCGTTCGGTATGCGAAGGACGCGTTCGAGGGGTTGCGGCTGATGGAGCCGCTCGTGCGTGTTGCTCGGGGCGCTTCGCCGGACGACGTCGGGCTGCCTGCACTGAAGAAGCGGCGGCACGCCGTGGTGACCGTGACTCAGACGGCCCCCGAGGACTTGCCGGCGCGGTCCGATGTCGCCGCGGACAATCCTGTGCCGGAGCCGCCGTTCTGGGGGACGCGGATCGTCAAGGGCGTGCAGCTTTCGGAATACGCAGCGTTCTTGGACGAGCGGGCGACGTTCATGGGGCAGTGGGGATTGAAGCCTGGACGGTCTTCGGACGGGGCCTCGTACGAGGAGCTGGTGGAGACCGAGGGGCGGCCGCGGCTCGCGGAGTGGATGGACCGCATCCTGACCGACCAGATCATGGATCCCACGATTGTCTACGGGTACTTCCCGGTGTGGTCCGAGGGCGACTCCGTTGTTGTTGCGCACCACGGAGAGCTGGCTGGGATCGGGGCGCCCGACGGCGGGTCTGGCGGGCCCGTTGGGACTGAGCGGCTGCGGTTTGAGTTCCCGCGGCAGCGGCGGGACCGGCATCTGTGTCTTGCTGACTTTGTGCGGCCGCGGTCCTGGGTCGAGGAGACGGGGCGGTTTGATGTGCTGCCGGTGCAGCTGGTGACTGTTGGGGACTCCGTGTCTGCGCACACCGGCCGGCTGTTCGAGGCCAACAAGTACCGGGAGTACATGGAACTGCACGGGCTGTCAGTGCAGCTCACCGAGGCGCTGGCGGAGTTCTGGCACGCGCGGGTGCGGGCCGAGCTGGGGTTCGCTGCGGAGGAGCCCGCCGACGTCGAGGGCATGTTCAAACTGCAGTACCGCGGGGCGCGGTTCTCGCTCGGGTACCCCGCATGCCCGGAGATGGAGGACCGGCGCAAGGTCGTGGAGCTGCTGCGGCCGGAGCGGGTCGGGGTGACGCTCTCCGATGAGCTGCAGCTACATCCGGAGCAGTCGACGGATGCGTTTGTTTTTCATCACCCGGAGGCGAAGTACTTCTCCGTGTGA
- the nagB gene encoding glucosamine-6-phosphate deaminase gives MQVVILETAEHLGDYAASRIVPQIGREIRVLGVATGSSPLPIYRSLQQQRTAEFDNLSVFALDEYVGLDTTHPEGYRAVVDREVTQTLRIASENVHVPDGSLNGIDTAGERYEALIRAAGGIDLQLLGIGSTGHIGFNEPTSSFASRTRVKTLTHQTRADNARFFGSLSAVPTHCVTQGLGTIMAARELLLIATGASKAGAIAQAVEGPVASMCPASVLQLHQRATVLLDRAAASQLQLRDYYEFAHQNRPSWQA, from the coding sequence ATGCAGGTCGTCATACTCGAGACCGCCGAACACCTCGGGGACTATGCCGCGTCCCGCATCGTCCCGCAGATCGGCCGCGAGATCCGTGTCCTCGGCGTCGCGACCGGCTCATCTCCGTTGCCGATCTACCGCAGCCTGCAGCAGCAGCGCACGGCAGAGTTCGACAACCTGTCCGTCTTCGCGCTCGACGAGTACGTCGGGTTGGATACGACACATCCCGAGGGCTACCGCGCCGTCGTGGACCGAGAAGTTACCCAGACCTTGCGCATCGCCTCCGAGAACGTACACGTTCCGGACGGGAGCCTCAATGGCATCGACACCGCGGGAGAGAGATACGAGGCGCTCATCCGCGCGGCAGGCGGTATCGACCTTCAGCTTCTTGGCATCGGCAGCACCGGACACATCGGCTTCAACGAACCGACATCGTCGTTCGCGTCGCGTACCCGAGTGAAGACCCTGACTCATCAGACGCGAGCGGATAACGCGCGATTCTTCGGCTCGCTCAGTGCCGTCCCGACGCACTGCGTCACTCAAGGCCTCGGCACAATCATGGCCGCACGTGAGCTCTTGCTCATCGCAACAGGTGCAAGCAAGGCTGGTGCGATCGCGCAAGCTGTCGAAGGCCCGGTCGCGAGCATGTGTCCCGCTTCGGTGCTGCAGTTGCACCAACGAGCCACAGTGCTCCTCGATCGTGCCGCTGCCTCCCAGCTGCAGCTCCGCGACTACTACGAATTCGCTCATCAGAATCGACCCAGCTGGCAGGCCTAA